The proteins below come from a single Acidovorax sp. NCPPB 4044 genomic window:
- a CDS encoding NAD-dependent epimerase/dehydratase family protein yields the protein MPSNLTPLGALPARFRRERVLIVGCGDVGQRALRALGAGQGAPHPRVLALTSSPQRVPALRALGAVPLVGNLDNERTLRRLSGLATRVLHLAPPPGERESAGASTDPRTAALVRVLRRRSLPCALVYGSTSGVYGDCGGARVAESRPVAPATARAQRRVHAERAVRHLGRAGVRASVLRIPGIYAPDREGGTPEARLRRGTPVLVAEDDVYTNHIHADDLARACVAALWRGRPQRVYHVSDASELKMGDYVDLAADLYGLPRPRRIARAQAREELPPMLLSFMGESRRLDATRLANELRVRLRYPTVAEGLRSASV from the coding sequence TTGCCTTCAAACCTCACACCCCTTGGCGCGCTGCCGGCGCGTTTCCGCCGCGAACGTGTGCTGATCGTCGGCTGCGGCGATGTCGGCCAGCGCGCGCTGCGCGCCCTCGGCGCCGGGCAGGGCGCGCCGCATCCTCGCGTGCTGGCGCTGACCTCGTCGCCGCAGCGCGTGCCCGCGCTCCGGGCCCTGGGAGCCGTGCCGCTCGTGGGCAACCTGGACAACGAACGCACGCTGCGCCGCCTCTCGGGCCTGGCCACACGCGTGCTGCACCTCGCGCCCCCTCCGGGCGAGCGCGAATCGGCCGGCGCCTCGACCGATCCGCGCACGGCCGCGCTGGTGCGGGTGCTGCGCCGGCGCAGCCTGCCATGCGCGCTGGTATACGGGTCCACCAGCGGGGTCTACGGCGACTGCGGCGGAGCGCGCGTGGCCGAGAGCCGCCCCGTGGCCCCCGCCACGGCGCGCGCGCAGCGGCGCGTGCATGCGGAGCGCGCCGTGCGCCATCTCGGACGCGCCGGGGTGCGCGCCAGCGTGCTGCGCATTCCGGGCATCTACGCGCCGGACCGCGAAGGCGGCACGCCCGAGGCGCGCCTGCGCCGCGGCACGCCCGTGCTGGTGGCCGAGGACGACGTCTACACCAACCACATCCATGCCGACGACCTCGCCCGCGCGTGCGTCGCGGCACTGTGGCGCGGCCGACCGCAGCGCGTCTACCACGTGAGCGATGCCAGCGAGCTGAAGATGGGCGACTACGTCGATCTGGCCGCCGACCTGTACGGCCTGCCGCGCCCGCGCCGCATCGCGCGTGCGCAGGCACGGGAAGAACTCCCGCCGATGCTGCTGAGCTTCATGGGCGAATCCCGCCGGCTCGATGCCACGCGCCTGGCGAACGAGCTGCGCGTGCGGCTGCGCTACCCCACCGTGGCCGAAGGACTGCGGAGCGCCAGCGTGTAG
- a CDS encoding acyl-CoA dehydrogenase — translation MARPAVFHWDDPFLLDQQLTDDERMVRDAAAAYCQDRLAPRVLEQFRHEKTDLSIFREMGELGLLGPTIPEQYGGPGLNYVAYGLIAREIERVDSGYRSMASVQSSLVMVPIFEFGTEAQKQKYLPRLASGEWIGCFGLTEPDHGSDPGSMATRAHKTAGGYRLKGSKMWITNSPVADVFVVWAKEVTEAGAVGPIRGFVLEKGMQGLTAPAIHGKVGLRASITGEIVMDDVFVPEENAFPEVQGLKGPFTCLNSARYGIAWGALGAAEFCWHTARQYTLDRKQFGRPLAANQLIQKKLADMQTEIAIGLQACLRLGRMKDEGTAAVEATSIIKRNSCGKALDIARMARDMMGGNGISDEFGVARHLVNLEVVNTYEGTHDVHALILGRAQTGIAAFAN, via the coding sequence ATGGCCCGCCCTGCCGTCTTCCACTGGGACGACCCGTTCCTGCTCGACCAGCAACTGACCGACGACGAGCGCATGGTGCGCGACGCCGCCGCGGCCTACTGCCAGGACCGGCTGGCGCCGCGCGTGCTGGAGCAGTTCCGCCACGAGAAGACCGACCTGTCCATCTTCCGCGAGATGGGCGAACTGGGCCTGCTGGGCCCCACCATCCCCGAGCAGTACGGCGGCCCGGGCCTCAACTACGTGGCCTACGGTCTCATCGCCCGCGAGATCGAGCGCGTGGATTCCGGCTACCGCTCCATGGCCAGCGTGCAGAGCTCGCTCGTGATGGTGCCGATCTTCGAATTCGGGACCGAGGCACAGAAGCAGAAGTACCTGCCCAGGCTGGCCAGCGGCGAGTGGATCGGCTGCTTCGGCCTGACCGAGCCCGACCACGGCTCCGATCCCGGCAGCATGGCGACGCGCGCCCACAAGACCGCCGGCGGCTACCGGCTCAAGGGCAGCAAGATGTGGATCACCAACAGCCCCGTGGCCGACGTGTTCGTCGTCTGGGCCAAGGAAGTGACCGAGGCGGGCGCCGTGGGCCCCATCCGCGGCTTCGTGCTCGAGAAGGGCATGCAGGGCCTGACGGCACCGGCCATCCACGGCAAAGTGGGCCTGCGCGCCTCCATCACGGGCGAGATCGTGATGGACGACGTGTTCGTGCCCGAAGAAAACGCCTTCCCCGAGGTGCAGGGCCTGAAGGGCCCCTTCACCTGCCTCAACAGCGCGCGCTACGGCATCGCCTGGGGCGCCCTGGGCGCGGCCGAGTTCTGCTGGCACACGGCGCGCCAGTACACGCTGGACCGCAAGCAGTTCGGCCGCCCGCTGGCCGCGAACCAGCTCATCCAGAAGAAGCTCGCCGACATGCAGACCGAGATCGCCATCGGCCTGCAGGCCTGCCTGCGCCTGGGGCGCATGAAGGACGAAGGCACGGCCGCCGTCGAGGCCACCTCGATCATCAAGCGCAACAGCTGCGGCAAGGCGCTGGACATCGCCCGCATGGCGCGGGACATGATGGGCGGCAACGGCATCAGCGACGAATTCGGGGTGGCGCGGCACCTCGTGAACCTCGAAGTGGTCAACACCTACGAAGGCACGCACGACGTGCACGCGCTGATCCTGGGCCGCGCACAGACGGGCATCGCCGCCTTCGCCAACTGA
- the cysM gene encoding cysteine synthase CysM — MPTTTYPTIEDAIGRTPLVALQRIGAQENTANGNVVLGKLEGNNPAGSVKDRPALSMIRRAEERGEIRPGDTLIEATSGNTGIALAMAAAIKGYRMVLVMPEDLSVERAQTMKAFGAELILTPKSGGMEYARDLAENMVKQGKGVVLDQFANPDNPRIHYETTGPELWEQTGGRITHFVSAMGTTGTITGVSRFLKEKNPAIQIVGAQPKDGSRIPGIRKWPQEYLPKIYDPRAVDETVNVGQDDAEDMCRRLAREEGIFAGISAAGACWAAQEIARRERDATIVFVVCDRGDRYLSTGVFPA; from the coding sequence ATGCCTACGACGACCTACCCCACCATCGAAGACGCCATCGGCCGCACGCCCCTGGTCGCACTGCAGCGCATCGGCGCCCAGGAAAACACCGCCAACGGCAACGTCGTGCTGGGCAAGCTGGAGGGCAACAACCCGGCCGGCTCCGTGAAGGACCGGCCCGCGCTGTCGATGATCCGGCGCGCCGAGGAGCGCGGCGAGATCCGCCCGGGCGACACGCTCATCGAAGCCACGTCCGGCAACACCGGCATCGCCCTGGCGATGGCGGCGGCGATCAAGGGCTACCGCATGGTGCTGGTGATGCCCGAGGATCTGTCCGTGGAGCGCGCCCAGACCATGAAGGCCTTCGGGGCCGAACTGATCCTCACGCCCAAGAGCGGCGGAATGGAATATGCCCGCGATCTGGCCGAGAACATGGTCAAGCAGGGCAAGGGCGTGGTGCTCGACCAGTTCGCCAATCCCGACAACCCCCGCATCCACTACGAGACCACGGGCCCCGAGCTCTGGGAGCAGACGGGCGGGCGCATCACGCACTTCGTGAGCGCCATGGGCACCACGGGCACGATCACCGGCGTGTCGCGCTTCCTCAAGGAGAAGAACCCCGCGATCCAGATCGTGGGCGCGCAGCCGAAGGACGGCTCGCGCATTCCGGGCATCCGCAAGTGGCCGCAGGAATACCTGCCCAAGATCTACGATCCGCGCGCCGTGGACGAGACGGTCAACGTGGGCCAGGACGACGCCGAGGACATGTGCCGCCGCCTCGCGCGCGAGGAGGGCATCTTCGCCGGCATCTCCGCTGCGGGCGCCTGCTGGGCCGCCCAGGAGATCGCACGCCGCGAGCGCGACGCGACCATCGTCTTCGTCGTCTGCGACCGTGGCGACCGCTACCTGTCCACCGGCGTGTTCCCTGCCTGA
- a CDS encoding CDP-6-deoxy-delta-3,4-glucoseen reductase: MTTAETAAALHQITVQPSGRAYAAQAGETLLAAAIRSGVGLPYGCKDGACGSCKCRKLSGSVVHGEHQAKALSAEEADAGFVLTCCAQPLTDVVLESRQVTDESAYPIKKMPVRVSTLTRASHDVMVVRLQLPAADTFRYHAGQYIEFILKDGARRAYSMANAPHTQEGAPGIELHIRHMAGGRFTDHVFGAMKEKEILRVEGPFGSFFLREESPKPIILLASGTGFAPVKALIEHLRFKGIDRPATLYWGGRRPGDLYMDAWVREQLAALPRLTYVPVVSHALPEDGWTGRTGFVHQAVMDDHADLSGHQVYACGAPIVVESARTAYSAERGLPPEEFYADAFTSEADKHGATVGA, from the coding sequence ATGACCACCGCAGAGACGGCCGCAGCCCTCCACCAGATCACCGTGCAGCCCAGCGGCCGCGCCTATGCCGCTCAGGCCGGCGAAACCCTGCTGGCCGCCGCGATCCGCAGCGGCGTGGGCCTGCCCTACGGCTGCAAGGACGGCGCCTGCGGCTCGTGCAAGTGCAGGAAGCTGAGCGGCTCCGTGGTGCACGGAGAGCACCAGGCCAAGGCCCTCAGCGCCGAGGAGGCCGATGCGGGCTTTGTGCTCACCTGCTGCGCGCAGCCGCTCACCGACGTGGTGCTGGAATCGCGCCAGGTCACCGACGAAAGCGCCTACCCGATCAAGAAGATGCCGGTGCGCGTCTCCACGCTCACGCGTGCGTCGCACGACGTGATGGTGGTGCGGCTGCAGCTGCCCGCGGCCGACACCTTCCGCTACCACGCGGGCCAGTACATCGAATTCATCCTGAAGGACGGCGCGCGCCGCGCCTATTCGATGGCCAATGCGCCGCACACGCAGGAAGGCGCGCCGGGCATCGAGCTGCACATCCGCCACATGGCGGGCGGGCGCTTCACCGACCACGTCTTCGGCGCCATGAAGGAAAAGGAAATCCTGCGCGTGGAAGGCCCGTTCGGCAGCTTCTTCCTGCGCGAGGAAAGCCCCAAGCCCATCATCCTGCTGGCCTCGGGCACCGGGTTCGCACCGGTGAAGGCGCTCATCGAGCACCTGCGGTTCAAGGGCATCGACCGGCCCGCCACGCTCTATTGGGGCGGCCGGCGGCCGGGCGATCTCTACATGGATGCGTGGGTGCGCGAACAACTGGCGGCCCTGCCCCGGCTGACCTATGTGCCCGTGGTGTCGCACGCGCTGCCGGAAGACGGCTGGACCGGCCGCACCGGCTTCGTGCACCAGGCGGTCATGGACGACCATGCCGACCTGTCGGGCCACCAGGTCTATGCCTGCGGCGCGCCCATCGTGGTGGAATCGGCGCGCACCGCCTATAGCGCCGAACGCGGCCTGCCGCCGGAAGAGTTCTACGCGGACGCGTTCACGTCCGAGGCCGACAAGCACGGAGCCACGGTAGGCGCCTGA
- a CDS encoding CaiB/BaiF CoA transferase family protein, which produces MPASPPPSAPGGALAGIRVLDLSRVLAGPWCTQVLADLGADVVKVERPGAGDDTRHWGPPFLKDAEGRDTDQAAYFTACNRNKRSVTIDMAHPEGQALIRALAAQADVVVENFKVGGLRQYGLDHESLRALHPRLIYCSVTGFGQDGPYAPRAGYDLMVQAMTGLMDITGRADGEPGGGPLRVGVAVIDLFTGLYASNAILAALHVRERTGEGQHIDMALLDVGMAVLANQAAGFLATGAAPQRQGNSHPSLVPYQDFPTADGAMLLAIGNDGQFARFCAAAGHPEWAQDARFATNTLRVQHRAALVPLMEAVTRTRTTADWGTLLEDKAVPCGPINTVAQAFDDPQVRARGLAVELPRWPGGQAGPDGIATVRGVASPLRLSATPPVLRNAPPALGQHTGEVLAELGVGAEDVARLRAAGVV; this is translated from the coding sequence ATGCCAGCCTCCCCTCCTCCCTCCGCGCCCGGCGGCGCCCTCGCGGGCATCCGGGTGCTCGATCTCTCGCGCGTGCTGGCCGGCCCCTGGTGCACGCAGGTGCTGGCCGACCTGGGCGCGGACGTGGTCAAGGTCGAGCGCCCCGGCGCGGGCGACGACACGCGCCACTGGGGCCCGCCTTTCCTGAAAGACGCCGAGGGCCGGGACACCGACCAGGCGGCCTACTTCACGGCCTGCAACCGCAACAAGCGCTCCGTCACCATCGACATGGCCCACCCGGAGGGCCAGGCGCTGATCCGCGCGCTGGCCGCACAGGCCGACGTGGTGGTGGAGAACTTCAAGGTGGGCGGGCTGCGGCAGTACGGGCTGGACCACGAGAGCCTGCGCGCGCTGCACCCGCGGCTCATCTACTGCTCGGTGACGGGCTTCGGGCAGGACGGTCCGTACGCCCCCCGCGCGGGCTACGACCTCATGGTGCAGGCGATGACCGGGCTCATGGACATCACCGGCCGCGCCGACGGCGAGCCCGGCGGCGGCCCGCTGCGCGTGGGCGTGGCGGTGATCGACCTCTTCACCGGCCTCTACGCCAGCAATGCCATCCTGGCCGCGCTGCACGTGCGCGAGCGGACGGGGGAAGGCCAGCACATCGACATGGCGCTGCTGGACGTGGGCATGGCCGTGCTGGCCAACCAGGCGGCCGGCTTCCTTGCCACGGGCGCCGCGCCGCAGCGCCAAGGCAACAGCCATCCGAGCCTCGTGCCCTACCAGGACTTCCCCACGGCCGACGGCGCCATGCTGCTGGCCATCGGCAACGACGGGCAGTTCGCCCGCTTCTGCGCGGCGGCCGGCCATCCCGAATGGGCGCAGGATGCGCGCTTTGCCACCAACACGCTGCGCGTGCAGCACCGCGCCGCCCTGGTGCCACTGATGGAGGCCGTCACCCGCACGCGCACCACCGCGGACTGGGGGACGCTGCTGGAGGACAAGGCCGTGCCCTGCGGCCCCATCAACACGGTCGCCCAGGCCTTCGACGACCCGCAGGTGCGCGCGCGCGGCCTGGCCGTCGAGCTGCCGCGCTGGCCCGGTGGCCAGGCCGGCCCCGACGGCATCGCCACCGTGCGCGGCGTGGCCAGCCCCCTGCGCCTCTCGGCCACGCCACCCGTGCTGCGGAATGCCCCTCCGGCGCTCGGGCAGCACACCGGCGAGGTGCTGGCGGAACTGGGCGTGGGCGCCGAGGACGTGGCGCGCCTGCGGGCGGCGGGCGTGGTCTAG
- the folK gene encoding 2-amino-4-hydroxy-6-hydroxymethyldihydropteridine diphosphokinase produces MGAAVAGRTPVRACIGLGANLGDARGTLGAAIAALGALPHTRVEAVSSLYASAPVDAQGPDFLNAVALLCTGLAAPALLDALQGIERAAGRERPYRNAPRTLDLDLLFYGDGTIDSPRLQVPHPRVRVRAFVMQPLAEVAPGRVDGADLQCVADQRVQAIAGPGWATAG; encoded by the coding sequence GTGGGCGCTGCGGTGGCCGGCCGCACGCCGGTACGCGCCTGCATCGGGCTGGGTGCGAACCTGGGCGACGCGCGCGGCACCCTGGGCGCCGCCATCGCGGCCCTGGGCGCGCTGCCGCACACGCGGGTGGAGGCCGTTTCCTCGCTGTATGCCAGCGCCCCGGTGGACGCCCAGGGGCCGGATTTCCTGAACGCCGTGGCGTTGCTGTGCACGGGGCTGGCGGCCCCGGCCCTGCTGGATGCGCTGCAAGGCATCGAACGGGCGGCCGGCCGCGAGCGCCCCTATCGCAATGCGCCGCGCACGCTGGACCTGGACTTGCTGTTCTACGGCGACGGAACCATCGATTCGCCGCGCCTGCAGGTGCCGCATCCGCGCGTGCGCGTGCGCGCCTTCGTGATGCAGCCCCTGGCCGAAGTGGCCCCGGGGCGCGTGGACGGGGCCGACCTGCAGTGCGTGGCCGACCAGCGCGTGCAGGCCATCGCAGGCCCGGGCTGGGCCACGGCGGGCTGA
- a CDS encoding Bug family tripartite tricarboxylate transporter substrate binding protein — protein sequence MTHRRHFLLSAAAGAAALASPLAQAQDTPIRLIVPYAPGGPLDVTSRALAERVRDALGTVIIDNKAGAGGNIGADAIAKSAPDGLTIGLAATATHAVNPWLYSRMPYDAAKDFVGITQMVRVPNVLVINAAKAEQLKIHTVADLIAYAKANPAKLNYGSGGNGSAGHLAGEMFKQRAGIFALHIPYRGASPAQLALLAGEVDFNIDNLAAAAPNIRAGKVKALAVTSLQASPMLPGVPPLSDTFKGFSIDTWWGLVAPAGTPKPVIAKLNKAFVAALNAPETKTRFATLMAEPVPTTPEQFDAFMASERAKYQQVVKASGAKVD from the coding sequence ATGACGCACCGCAGACACTTCCTACTCTCCGCCGCCGCTGGCGCAGCGGCCCTGGCCTCTCCCCTCGCGCAGGCGCAGGACACCCCCATCCGCCTCATCGTGCCGTATGCACCGGGCGGCCCGCTGGATGTGACCTCGCGGGCCCTGGCCGAGCGGGTGCGCGACGCGCTCGGCACCGTGATCATCGACAACAAGGCCGGCGCAGGCGGCAACATCGGCGCCGATGCGATCGCCAAGTCCGCGCCCGACGGCCTCACCATCGGCCTGGCCGCCACGGCCACCCACGCGGTCAATCCATGGCTCTACAGCCGCATGCCCTACGACGCGGCCAAGGATTTCGTGGGCATCACGCAGATGGTGCGCGTGCCCAACGTGCTGGTGATCAACGCCGCCAAGGCCGAACAGCTCAAGATCCACACGGTGGCCGACCTCATCGCCTACGCCAAGGCCAACCCGGCCAAGCTGAACTACGGCAGCGGCGGCAACGGCAGCGCGGGCCATCTGGCGGGCGAGATGTTCAAGCAGCGCGCGGGCATCTTCGCGCTGCACATCCCCTACCGCGGCGCGAGCCCGGCGCAACTGGCGCTGCTGGCCGGCGAGGTGGACTTCAACATCGACAACCTCGCGGCCGCCGCGCCGAACATCCGCGCGGGCAAGGTGAAGGCGCTGGCCGTCACCTCGCTGCAGGCCAGCCCGATGCTGCCGGGCGTGCCCCCGCTGTCGGACACGTTCAAGGGCTTCTCGATCGATACCTGGTGGGGCCTGGTGGCGCCGGCCGGCACGCCCAAGCCGGTGATCGCCAAGCTCAACAAGGCCTTCGTCGCCGCCTTGAACGCGCCGGAAACCAAGACCCGTTTCGCCACGCTGATGGCCGAGCCCGTGCCCACCACGCCCGAGCAGTTCGATGCCTTCATGGCCTCTGAACGCGCCAAGTACCAGCAGGTGGTGAAGGCGTCGGGCGCCAAGGTGGACTGA
- the pcnB gene encoding polynucleotide adenylyltransferase PcnB: MIKKFIDKLLGKTAPGTGRGKHRFGKREDVPASEHGIDPELVDRRAAEVVRTLQQAGYEAYIVGGAVRDLLLGLKPKDFDVATNATPEQVKGLFRRAFIIGKRFRIVHVVHGRGREHEVIEVSTFRAYLDNTAAEQVSGNEKTSKAALAGMQHAVDASGRVLRDNVWGPQDEDATRRDFTINAMYYDPGTQVVVDYHKGIQDARKKVIRMIGDPATRYREDPVRIIRAVRFAAKLSGVGFTIEPKTAAPLVQSQALLADVPQSRMFDEMLKLLQTGHAIATIEQLKKLGLASGIYPLLDVVVERAGTSFVSASLADTDRRVGEGKPVAPSFLLACVLWQDVKTQWDRRLAQREHPFPALQSAIDDVFDQRIGDVSGRGKLAADMREIWVMQPRFEKRVGTTPFSMVTHLRFRAGFDFLRLRADVGEVDEALADWWQEFQLADEARREDMIDQVREEQKQRQRKNQPVVRRVPKPAAPAAGGEAPGADDVPDGAADGPESDAGAPKKRRRRRRKPAGGGGEGGSPAPDA; encoded by the coding sequence ATGATCAAGAAGTTCATCGACAAACTGCTCGGCAAGACCGCGCCGGGCACGGGCCGTGGAAAGCACCGCTTCGGCAAGCGCGAGGATGTACCGGCTTCCGAGCACGGCATCGACCCCGAACTCGTGGACCGCCGCGCGGCCGAGGTCGTGCGCACCCTGCAGCAGGCGGGCTACGAGGCCTACATCGTGGGCGGTGCCGTGCGCGACCTGCTGCTGGGCCTCAAACCCAAGGATTTCGACGTGGCCACCAACGCCACGCCCGAGCAGGTCAAGGGCCTGTTCCGCCGCGCCTTCATCATCGGCAAGCGCTTCCGCATCGTGCACGTGGTGCACGGCCGCGGGCGCGAACACGAAGTGATCGAGGTCTCGACCTTCCGCGCCTACCTCGACAACACCGCCGCCGAGCAGGTGAGCGGCAACGAGAAGACCTCCAAGGCCGCGCTGGCGGGCATGCAGCATGCCGTGGACGCCAGCGGCCGCGTGCTGCGCGACAACGTCTGGGGCCCGCAGGACGAAGACGCCACGCGCCGCGACTTCACCATCAACGCCATGTACTACGACCCCGGCACGCAGGTCGTGGTCGATTACCACAAGGGCATCCAGGACGCGCGCAAGAAGGTGATCCGCATGATCGGCGACCCGGCCACGCGCTACCGCGAGGATCCGGTGCGCATCATCCGCGCCGTGCGCTTCGCGGCCAAGCTCTCGGGCGTGGGCTTCACGATCGAGCCCAAGACGGCCGCGCCGCTGGTGCAGTCGCAGGCGCTGCTGGCCGACGTGCCGCAGAGCCGCATGTTCGACGAGATGCTCAAGCTGCTGCAGACCGGCCACGCGATCGCGACCATCGAGCAGCTCAAGAAGCTCGGCCTGGCCTCGGGCATCTACCCGCTGCTGGACGTGGTGGTGGAGCGCGCGGGCACCTCGTTCGTGAGCGCATCGCTCGCCGACACCGACCGCCGCGTGGGCGAGGGCAAGCCGGTTGCGCCCAGCTTCCTGCTGGCCTGCGTGCTCTGGCAGGACGTGAAGACCCAGTGGGACCGCCGCCTCGCGCAGCGCGAGCACCCGTTCCCCGCTCTGCAGAGCGCGATCGACGATGTGTTCGACCAGCGCATCGGTGACGTCTCGGGCCGCGGCAAGCTGGCCGCCGACATGCGCGAGATCTGGGTCATGCAGCCGCGCTTCGAAAAGCGCGTGGGCACCACGCCGTTCAGCATGGTCACGCACCTGCGCTTCCGCGCGGGCTTCGACTTCCTGCGGCTGCGGGCCGACGTGGGCGAGGTGGACGAAGCGCTGGCCGACTGGTGGCAGGAGTTCCAGCTCGCCGACGAGGCGCGCCGCGAGGACATGATCGACCAGGTGCGCGAAGAGCAGAAGCAGCGCCAGCGCAAGAACCAGCCCGTGGTGCGCCGGGTGCCCAAGCCGGCCGCGCCGGCTGCCGGGGGCGAGGCCCCGGGTGCCGACGATGTGCCGGACGGTGCCGCCGACGGCCCCGAGTCGGACGCCGGTGCGCCCAAGAAGCGCCGCCGCCGTCGCCGCAAGCCCGCGGGCGGTGGTGGCGAAGGGGGCTCCCCCGCGCCGGACGCCTGA
- a CDS encoding DUF4124 domain-containing protein, whose translation MPPSLSPVSHGPSRAAAALCRGGLAVALWLGCMAGHAQVLRCTDPATGKTTYTDGHCDRGTAAREVEPRKTADEIAEEREQARAALALKQQRLQAEALADQQQARREAQESRARAGREVSTDPSRSAECARSRRQLDRVAAEPGQGSYEAQARLSAAQQQVEIDCLGSAGYAQAQRARGGNGGTYGTQEVYTPPLVVVPQRPVVVQPAVPVTKPAGTQCNVFRCYDRNGNIYPR comes from the coding sequence ATGCCCCCCTCCCTTTCCCCGGTATCCCACGGCCCGTCCCGGGCCGCCGCCGCGCTGTGCCGGGGCGGCCTGGCCGTGGCACTGTGGCTTGGCTGCATGGCGGGCCATGCCCAGGTGCTGCGCTGCACCGACCCCGCCACGGGCAAGACCACCTACACCGACGGCCATTGCGACCGGGGCACGGCGGCGCGCGAGGTCGAACCGCGCAAGACCGCCGACGAAATCGCCGAAGAGCGCGAACAGGCGCGCGCAGCCCTCGCCCTCAAGCAGCAACGGCTGCAGGCCGAGGCCCTGGCCGATCAGCAGCAGGCCCGGCGCGAGGCGCAGGAATCGCGCGCCCGGGCGGGCCGCGAGGTCTCCACCGACCCGTCGCGCTCGGCCGAGTGCGCACGCTCGCGCCGCCAACTCGACCGCGTGGCGGCCGAGCCCGGCCAGGGCAGCTACGAGGCGCAGGCCCGGCTGTCGGCCGCACAGCAACAGGTGGAAATCGACTGCCTGGGCTCCGCAGGCTACGCGCAGGCGCAGCGCGCGCGCGGCGGCAATGGCGGCACCTACGGCACGCAGGAGGTCTACACGCCACCGCTGGTCGTGGTGCCGCAACGGCCCGTGGTCGTGCAGCCGGCCGTGCCGGTCACCAAACCGGCGGGCACGCAGTGCAACGTCTTCCGCTGCTACGACCGCAACGGCAACATCTATCCGCGGTGA
- a CDS encoding four-helix bundle copper-binding protein has product MQHFPDATVPSRYADCIRACNECADACDTCAASCLREPEPRHMVQCIALDMDCAAICRMAAGAMARESAHAYEICALCARLCDSCANECSRHDMAHCQACAARCRRCAELCRAMAH; this is encoded by the coding sequence ATGCAGCATTTTCCCGACGCGACCGTTCCGTCACGCTATGCGGACTGCATCCGCGCATGCAACGAGTGCGCGGATGCGTGCGACACCTGCGCGGCCTCGTGCCTGCGCGAGCCGGAGCCGCGCCACATGGTGCAGTGCATTGCGCTCGACATGGACTGCGCCGCCATCTGCCGGATGGCCGCGGGCGCCATGGCCCGCGAAAGCGCGCATGCCTACGAGATCTGCGCGCTGTGCGCCAGGCTCTGCGACAGCTGTGCCAACGAGTGCAGCCGCCACGACATGGCGCATTGCCAGGCCTGTGCGGCGCGGTGCCGCCGCTGCGCGGAACTCTGCCGCGCGATGGCCCATTGA
- a CDS encoding LysR substrate-binding domain-containing protein, with product MRRTLPSTQALACFEAAARHESYTRAAQELFLTQSAVSRQIMALEEFLGVALFRRTRHGVALTPAGTHYARQVGRWLEGLERDTLDVMAHQGQGGSIHLAAVPTFATRWLIPRLPRLAERHPDIVVHIETRVRPFLFADEGFDAALYAGTPEQVGNWPGTQSQWLLQEDVVPVCSPALLPGGRPLAPDALAALPLLQQTTRPLAWRQWFEAMGVHAPQHALDGPRYELFSMSAVAAAHGLGVALVPLMLIEPERQRGELVPACDRPPRGGRGYYLVTPAQPQPPVVAAFAAWLQDMAAT from the coding sequence ATGCGCCGCACCCTGCCGTCCACCCAAGCCCTGGCCTGCTTCGAGGCCGCTGCCCGCCACGAAAGCTACACGCGCGCCGCCCAGGAACTGTTCCTCACGCAGAGCGCGGTGTCCCGGCAGATCATGGCGCTGGAGGAATTCCTGGGCGTGGCGCTGTTCCGCCGCACGCGCCACGGCGTGGCCCTGACGCCGGCCGGCACGCACTATGCGCGGCAGGTCGGCCGGTGGCTCGAAGGCCTGGAGCGCGACACGCTCGACGTGATGGCCCACCAGGGGCAGGGCGGCTCCATCCACCTCGCGGCCGTGCCCACCTTCGCCACGCGCTGGCTGATCCCGCGCCTGCCGCGGCTGGCCGAAAGGCACCCCGACATCGTCGTGCACATCGAGACGCGCGTGCGCCCGTTCCTGTTCGCGGACGAGGGCTTCGACGCGGCGCTCTATGCCGGCACGCCCGAGCAGGTGGGCAACTGGCCGGGCACGCAGTCCCAGTGGCTGCTGCAGGAGGACGTGGTGCCCGTCTGCAGCCCCGCGCTGCTGCCCGGCGGTCGGCCCCTGGCCCCCGACGCATTGGCGGCGCTGCCCCTGCTGCAGCAGACGACGCGGCCGCTGGCCTGGCGCCAATGGTTCGAGGCCATGGGCGTGCATGCCCCGCAGCATGCGCTGGACGGGCCCCGCTACGAGCTGTTCTCGATGTCGGCCGTGGCGGCCGCCCACGGCCTGGGCGTGGCGCTGGTGCCCCTGATGCTCATCGAACCCGAGCGCCAGCGCGGCGAGCTGGTGCCGGCCTGCGACCGGCCACCGCGGGGCGGGCGGGGCTACTACCTGGTCACGCCTGCCCAGCCGCAGCCGCCCGTCGTCGCGGCCTTCGCGGCGTGGTTGCAGGACATGGCCGCGACTTGA